The following DNA comes from Methanothermus fervidus DSM 2088.
GAGGTGCTCTATACACAGATCTCAAATCTAAACTTTCTGATAAAGAAATATATGGATTTATAGCTGGACTAGGTGGTAGAGATATTACTCCAAATAATATTAAAGAAATAATTGAAAAAACCAAGAATCCAAGAGAAGATGTAACATGGATAGGATTAAAGAGGTGAAAACATGAATGAAAAAGAATTGTTGGCACCAGGACATAGAGGATGTGCAGGTTGCGGTGCCGCCATTGGTGTCAAATTAGCTTTGAGAGTATTAGGCAAAAATACCATTGCTGTTACTCCTACAGGTTGTTTAGAAGTCATGACATCCCCATACCCTGAAACAGCATGGAGAATACCATGGATTCACGTTGCATTTGAAAATGCAGCCGCAGTAGCTGCAGGAGTTGAAAGTGCATTGAAGGCCAAAGGTAAAGATGACATTAATGTTGTAGTTTTTGCAGGAGACGGTGGGACAGTTGATATTGGAATGCAGGCATTGTCAGGAGCAATGGAAAGAGGTCATAATATAATTTACGTTTGTTATGATAACGAAGCTTATATGAACACCGGTATACAAAGAAGTGGTGCAACGCCTTTTGGGGCATCTACTACTACAACGCCACCTGGAAAAAAAAGTTTTGGTGAAAATAAACAAAAAAAGAATATGGCATTAATAATGGCAGCACATGAGATACCTTATGTAGCTACAGCTTCTATATCTTATCCTGAAGATTATATGAGAAAAGTAAAAAAGGCTATGGAGATAGATAGGCCATCATATATTCACTTGCATCAACCATGTACAACTGGTTGGAGATTTCCACCTTCAAAAACTATAGAAGTTGGAAGATTAGCAGTGGAAAGTGGAGCATGGTTGTTATATGAAATAGAAAATGGTGAATTTAGGATAACTTACAGACCAGTGGAAAGACGGCCGGTTAAAGAATATTTGAAGATGCAGGGAAGATTTAAACATTTAACAGATGAAGAGATACAAAAAATCCAAGATTACATCGATGAAGTTTGTTCTAAGTTAAGAATATGATATGAGAAGGATGTGATATAAATTGAAGAGAATAGTTATTAAGCCCGAACTTTGTAAAGGTTGCAGTATGTGTATGAGAGCTTGTATGAAAGTGCAACATGCACCAAACATATCTGTTAAAAAAATTGATGGAGAATTTAGAATTGTAGTATGTCATCATTGTAAGAATGCACCATGTGTTGAAGCTTGTCCAACAGGAGCAATGAAAATAAATTACGTAGACACAGATAAGTGTATTGGTTGTGGTTCCTGTGCATTGGAATGTCCTTTTGGTGCAATATCCATAAAGAACAATGTAGCCCACAAATGTAATTTATGTGATAATTTAGATTATCCAGCTTGTGTTCGAGCATGTCCAACTAAAGCTTTAACATTGATAGACGTAGAAAAATTCATAAAACGTAAAAAAGAAGAATATTTAAATAAAATAAAAAAAGTAGGGAGCTATACAATTTTGGATGTTTTAAAATTTGAAGTTAAGGCTAAGAAAAATCTTGAATCTTCGGAGGCAAAATAATTGAAGTTGATATCAGTTCCCAAACTTTGTGTAAATTGCAAAAAATGTGAAAGAATATGTCCCAAAAATGCAATTTGGGTTATATATAAAGTTCCTATTTTTTGTTTACATTGTGATCCTAAGAATGCTCCATGTCTAAACATTTGTCCAAGTGACGCAATAAAAAGTATTAATGATGCAATAGTAATTGATAGAGATAAATGTATAGGTTGTGGTTCCTGTGTTAATGTCTGCCCAGTTGGGGCAATATTTCTAGATGAAAGAGGCCTTGCAGAAAAATGTGATTTATGTATAGATTTTGAGGAGCCTTTATGTGTTAAAGTTTGTCCAACAGGTTGTCTTCGTGAAAATTTCAGTGATGAAGATGATATCCCAAAAAACGATTGAAGAAACCGTTGTAAAATTATTTAAAAAAGCCGTAACTACATTACCGGAAGACGTGGTTTCTGCGCTAAAACGTGCATATGAAAATGAAAATAATAAA
Coding sequences within:
- a CDS encoding pyruvate ferredoxin oxidoreductase, beta subunit (COGs: COG1013 Pyruvate:ferredoxin oxidoreductase and related 2-oxoacid:ferredoxin oxidoreductase beta subunit~InterPro IPR011766~KEGG: mth:MTH1738 pyruvate ferredoxin oxidoreductase subunit beta~PFAM: thiamine pyrophosphate protein domain protein TPP-binding~SPTR: O27771 Pyruvate synthase subunit porB~PFAM: Thiamine pyrophosphate enzyme, C-terminal TPP binding domain), translating into MNEKELLAPGHRGCAGCGAAIGVKLALRVLGKNTIAVTPTGCLEVMTSPYPETAWRIPWIHVAFENAAAVAAGVESALKAKGKDDINVVVFAGDGGTVDIGMQALSGAMERGHNIIYVCYDNEAYMNTGIQRSGATPFGASTTTTPPGKKSFGENKQKKNMALIMAAHEIPYVATASISYPEDYMRKVKKAMEIDRPSYIHLHQPCTTGWRFPPSKTIEVGRLAVESGAWLLYEIENGEFRITYRPVERRPVKEYLKMQGRFKHLTDEEIQKIQDYIDEVCSKLRI
- a CDS encoding 4Fe-4S ferredoxin iron-sulfur binding domain protein (COGs: COG1142 Fe-S-cluster-containing hydrogenase components 2~InterPro IPR017896: IPR017900: IPR001450~KEGG: mth:MTH1737 formate hydrogenlyase, iron-sulfur subunit I~PFAM: 4Fe-4S ferredoxin iron-sulfur binding domain protein~SPTR: O27770 Formate hydrogenlyase, iron-sulfur subunit I~PFAM: 4Fe-4S binding domain), with the translated sequence MKRIVIKPELCKGCSMCMRACMKVQHAPNISVKKIDGEFRIVVCHHCKNAPCVEACPTGAMKINYVDTDKCIGCGSCALECPFGAISIKNNVAHKCNLCDNLDYPACVRACPTKALTLIDVEKFIKRKKEEYLNKIKKVGSYTILDVLKFEVKAKKNLESSEAK
- a CDS encoding 4Fe-4S ferredoxin iron-sulfur binding domain protein (COGs: COG1142 Fe-S-cluster-containing hydrogenase components 2~InterPro IPR017896: IPR017900: IPR001450~KEGG: mth:MTH1736 formate hydrogenlyase, iron-sulfur subunit 2~PFAM: 4Fe-4S ferredoxin iron-sulfur binding domain protein~SPTR: O27769 Formate hydrogenlyase, iron-sulfur subunit 2~PFAM: 4Fe-4S binding domain), encoding MKLISVPKLCVNCKKCERICPKNAIWVIYKVPIFCLHCDPKNAPCLNICPSDAIKSINDAIVIDRDKCIGCGSCVNVCPVGAIFLDERGLAEKCDLCIDFEEPLCVKVCPTGCLRENFSDEDDIPKND